The DNA region TTGGAAACGCTGCCAAGCAGCGATAGCAAGACAATGCCCAATATAATCCGTGCGAAAGATATTTTTCTCATCGTCTGTCCAGAATCCACTCCCCGATGTCGCGGAGTTTATCCCCGCCAACGGCGGGGGCTCATCGTGACCCCGACGAATAGTCGGGATAAGTCGCTGATAACGCCCATGCGGGCTAACAGCGACTAATCAGAGCCAGTAACTCACCTTGTTCTAATTGGCTCTAATATATCTCAGGAGCCCAACTCCGGCGCGCCGGAACTGGGCAGAAAGTCGCGAAAGTATTACGAATCTTATTGTTATTCAGACCCAGCAGAAAGCTCCGTATTCGCCTCCGTCCATTCATCACTATTTTTCTGTTCGTTAACTTCTGAAACCTTGCCCCCGTAATACAGGACATTTATACTCATAGGGGTTTTCTTGGTATGGTTTGTGTCTACGTCGCCACCAATGGGGTCTGAATCTTTCTTGGCGTAACTCAATGACACAATGGGACCGCGATAATGACAGATATTCATACCGTCTCCTGTGTCCGGACTGCCACCTAGCACCGGGCAAACATAGAGTCCGTGCTGCCGCCGCAGAGGCGCATTCTCTCCATCATATTTTGATACGTCCCTTAATATGTTCCAAAGTTCTATTCCTGTTTCAGTCGGGTAGGTCTTGTATTCGGCCTCATACATTACCAGGCCGTTATACAGTCCCGAAAGGTTCTTGGAGCACTTCAGCACGTTGGCCTTGTATCTGATATTACCCATGCCGGGTAGGATGATGGTCGCCAGGACGGCTATGATGGCAATTACGACCAGAAGTTCCACCAAGGTGAAACCACTTTCTGTCCGCTTCCGTTCAGTCTTCATATCTTCTCACCTCCTTTTATGGCGCCTGAGGCGCCATTATCCCGATGAATATCGGGATACTATTTCTTTCGCAACTCTTGGTCCGTCTTTTACGGGATTCCGGAGACACCTGTAATATAACTATTGTATATTATAAAATCAAGTAAAATCTGATAAATTCTGTACTGGCTGTTAGCCCAAATGGAAATACCGTCACTTATCCAGCATCCTGATATTACATCAAGATGCCGTGATTTATTAGGTTCCTTCGCACCAGCTAATCAGATATTTTTGCTGCTTGGCGGTCAGGGTGTCAATCTTCACGCCCATACTGCCGAGTTTCAATTTGGCAATCCAGCGCTCTATTTCAACCGGCACCTCATAGACCTTGGCTTGTAGTTTGCCAGCGTTCTTCACGGCATATTCTGCGGTCAGCGCCTGGGTGGCAAAACTCATATCCATTACGGTGGCTGGATGCCCCTCGGCGCAGGCCAAGTTGACCAGCCGGCCTTGGGCCAGGAGGAAGATGGATTTCTTATTGCTTATCACATATTCATCCACATTGGGCCTGATATTCTTTTTTACGGACTTGCTTATTTTTTCCAGGGACGGAATGTCAATCTCAACGTTGAAATGTCCGGAATTGGCGACGATGGCGCCGTCTTTCATTATCCGGAAGTGTTCCTCCCGGACGACAGAGGTATTTCCGGTTAGGGTGCAGAAGACATCGCCTATCTTACAGGCGTTTTTCATGGGCATTACCTCAAATCCGTCCATTAAGGCCTCGATGGCCTTTAGTGGGTTGACCTCGGTAATGATGACCCGCGCCCCGAGTCCCTTGGTGCGCATGGCAAAGCCCCGGCCGCACCAGCCATAGCCGCACACCACGATAATCTTGCCGGCATAAAGGATATTAGTGGCCCGTAAGATGCCGTCCATGGTTGATTGGCCCGTGCCGTAGCGGTTATCAAAAAGATACTTGGTCTGAGCGTCATTGACCGCAAACATGGGATAGAGCAGGGCGTTATCCCGTTCCATTGCCCGTAGCCGGATAATCCCGGTGGTGGTCTCCTCCATACCAGCGATAATATTGTCGATTTTTTCTTTCTGGTTAGAATGTATTAAATTAACCAGGTCAGCTCCGTCGTCAATCGTAATATGTGGATTGAAATCAAGCGACGACTTGATATGCTGGTAATATTTCTGCCGGTTGACGCCTCTGATAGCAAAGACCGAGATGTGGTGATTCTTGACCAGGGCGGCCGGAATATCATCCTGGGTGGAAAGGGGATTAGAAGCGCACAAGGCCACCTCGGCGCCGCCGGCCTTTAAAGTCCGGACCAGGTTGGCGGTTTCTGATGTCACGTGCAGGCAGGCCGCGATGCGCTTGCCGCGCAGGGGTTTTTCCCGGCTGAATCGCTCGCGTATCTGGGTAACCACGGGCATCTGTTTTTCCGCCCAGTCTATCCTGTTCTGTCCGATGGTGGCTAACTTGATATCTTTGAGGTCATACTTCATTTCTTAAGTGCCTTTCTTAATAGTTTCACTTTATCGGTTAGTTCCCAGGTATAACCGGGTCCGGTTACCCCGAAATGCCCGTAGCGGGCCGTATGTTTATAGATAGGCCGACGCAGGTGCAGATGATGGATAATTCCGCCCGGAGTTAGGTCAAAGTTGTCTCTGACTAGTTTAATTATCTGAGCTTCTTTTATTTTAGCTGTACCGAATGTTTCGACATCCACGGTAACCGGTTCAGCCACGCCGATGGAGTAGGCGAACTGGACCTGGCAACGATTGGCCAATCCTGAAGCCACGATATTTTTAGCAACATATCTGGCCATATAGGCCGCACTGCGGTCCACCTTGGTCGGGTCCTTGCCGGAGAAACATCCGCCGCCATGCGTGCCCATGCCGCCGTAGGTATCGACTATGATTTTCCGGCCGGTCAGCCCGCAATCCGCATACGGACCGCCATAGACAAACCTGCCGGTTGGGTTGATAAGCATTCTGGTCTTGCTGTCAAGCAGGTGTTTGGGTATGGTTGGAAGAATAATATGTTTTAACAGATCTTTCTTTATTTTGGCATGGCTGATTTCCGGGTTATGCTGCAGCGAAAGTATTATCGTGTTGATCCGGACCGGATGGTCATTTTCATAATCGATGGTTATCTGTGACTTGCCGTCCGGCCTGAGATAGGGGAGTATTTTCTTTTGCCTGACTAAAGCAGCCCGGTTAACCAGTTTTCGGGATAACATCAGGGGCATCGGCATCAGTTCCGGCGTTTCCCGGCAGGCATACCCGAACATCATGCCCTGGTCGCCGGCGCCTAATTTCTTATGATGCTTGGTATTCTCATCAACGCCCATGGCAATATCAGGCGACTGCTTCTGGATGCAGGTCAGGACCGCGCAGGTCTCATAGTCAAAGCCCATCTTGGCATCGGTGTATCCGATTTCCTTGATGGTCCTTCGGACCACATCAGGTATTTCCACATATGTTTTGGTGGTGATTTCGCCGGCCACAATGGCCATGCCGGTTTTAACCATGGTTTCGCAGGCCACCCGGGCCGTCGGGTCTTTGCCGATAATCTCGTCCAGGATAGCATCGGAAATCTGGTCGCAGATCTTGTCCGGATGCCCCATACAGACTGATTCCGAGGTGAATTCTCTGTTGATGCGTCTTGTCATGTCTTATTAACCTCCTGTTACTCCCTCTTTCCACAATCTTGGGACATTACAAATAATTGTTAAGTATTAATGCTCTCTTATATTAAATCTTAACAGCGTGGTCAACTAATTTTCTAATAAATTCCATATTTTGGGTCGTTGCCCCTTGATATCGGCTTATTACCTCCCTGGCTTTAGTGCCAATCCGGTTTCGTCTTTCGGGTTCGGCCAGCAAGGAGAGTAATGCCTGATGCAGCCCAGATTTATTCGATACTGACATAGCCGCATTTTCTTTTATGAGTTGGTTGGCTATGTCCTGGAAATTGGACATATCCGGGCCGAATACTATGGGCTTGCCGGCCGCGGCCGGTTCCAGAATGCTCTGTCCGCCGTGCGGAATCATACTGCCACCGACAAAGACGATATCAGCAATTTGATACACCTTGTTTAATTCTCCCAGCGTGTCGAGAAGCATAATCGCTGATTTATTCATCGTGGCCGGTGGATTGCTTCTCCTTGAGATTTCAAAACCTTTTGTGCTGACAAGCTTAGCCACATCTTCAAAACGGAACGGATGTCTCGGCGCGATAATTAGCCGGAGATTAGTAAACTTTTTCCGCAGGTCGGAATAGATATCAAGCATGATTTCCTCCTCAGGCGGGTGGGTGCTGCCGGCGATAATAACCAGATCATCGTCGTTTATGCCGAAGACCTGCTTGTAGGATCTACCCGGCGCTGAGGCAGTAGCGCTGTCTAACAGGTCATACTTCATATTGCCGGTAATTTTTAACTTGTTTGAATGGATGCCCAAATGCCTTAATCGCTCCCGATATTCTTCATTCTGGACGCAGAAATATGACACCTTGTTCCAGATTCGCCTGATCAGCGGTTTTATCAGGCGGTATCTTCTGGTGGAATGTTTGGTCATCCGGCCGTTGAGCAGAATGACCGGGATATTTTTGTAATCAGCCAGACGGATAAGATTGAACCAAAGTTCCTGCTCTATCAGAATGATAAGAGACGGTTTTATGCGGTTTAAGACCCTCCGGATAATAATGCCTAAATCTATCGGGAAGAGGAAACTCACTATTCCCGGGTATCTCTTCTTGACCAGCTTCTGGGCCGATGGAGTGGTGGTGGAGATGACCAGCTCATAATCCGGGTAAAGTTTCTGTATCTTCCTGATAAGAATTTCGGAGGCGTTTATCTCGCCGACTGAGGCGCCGTGCAGCCAGATGCACTTTTTTGTGCCTTCTCTCTTCCCGATGAATCCGAATCGTTCCGGCAGTCCCTGGCGATGGTAGTGGGAAGTGGCAAACTTGAAGAGATAATACGGGCTCGCGATGATGATATAAATAATGTAAACGAAGTCAAGGACGAACATAGTGATAATATTTAGCACAAAGTGGCCGGGAACACAAATGATTTGTCTCATTTTTCTTGGTGTCCCCTGCTCCGCACATATATAATTACTACCGAACTGAGTTTACTTCGAATATTTATGTGCGGGGTGAATGGCTTTTGGCGCCATAAGGGCGCCATGGCGCTTCGGCGCCAGTGGTAAAGTATGACATTTATGAAGCAAGAGCGGGTTGAAATACTCATCGGCGGCATCGGCGGGCAGGGCGTGGTTTATTCAGCCAATCTGATTGCCCGGGCCGGTTTAATCAGGCGCAAGTTCGCCTCCAGTATTGCCCATTACGGCCCGGAAAGCCGCGGCAGCGTTACTACCTCCGAGGTGGTGATTTCCGATTCACCAACCGGAGATTTGGATTACCCGGTAGTGGAGAAACCTGATGTATTTATCGCAATGCATCAGAAGGCGTACGAAAGCTATGAGATGAAGCATAAATCTCCTCCGCCATATCTGATATATGACAGCACGCTTGTGAATATTAACCCCGGGCTCGGAATTCCGAGTTCGCAAATTATTACGGTACCGGCCTCGCAACTGGCCAAGGATAAATTGGGCAATATTATGATGGCGAATATCATACTCATGGCGGCGTTTGCCGGGCGAACTGCCGTCATTGCCAGGGATGATCTGGAACAAGCCCTGAAAGAGATAGTATCCGCGAATGATTTTGCGCTCAATCAAAAAGCCCTGGAAATCGGGTTTGCGATAAAGTGATGAGACTGTTTATTTTATTGTTGGTTGTATCGGTCAGCGTTTTTTCAGCTTTTACTTTATGGTCTGAGCCGACACCAGCTCCAATACCGACCCCATCACCCGCACCTACGCCACCCAAACAGGAAGCGCCAAAGCCGGCGCCACCGGCGCCTGTGCCGCCAAAGAAAGCAGAACCGCCACCACCTCCTCCCATTAAATGGTCAGGGACAATCGAGGGCACTTTCAGTAATACCATCGGGCGACTTGATACTTCAAACACCACGCTTAAATCAGATATCTACGGTGATTGCAATACCTTTAAACTATACTTTGGACTCCTTTATCTGCGTGGCAAGACTAATGGGCCACTTACCGCATTCCAGAAGCGGGCTGAATTAAAGGCCGACCGTAAACTGACTGCTAATTTCTACGGATATCTTCAGCAGGTCTTTGACGCCAATCAGATTACCAACCTGGACATGGGTAGCCGCTCCAGCGGCGGCTTGGGCTATCATTTTGTCAAGACAGATACGTTCAAAGAATCCATTGATATTGGCGCCAGTTATAATGCTGAGGAATACGGGAACCTTACTCTCAGGAAACGGACTTATTCCTACCAGTCCAGTAATACTTTCTACTGGAAAATCACTACCGGGCTGGAATTGCGCCATCGCTACGAATATCTTCCAAACACGAATGATTTGAAGAATTTCCGAGCCCGCTCGGACGGTTCGGTAAAAATTTACATCGGCAAGCACCTTTACAGCAGTTTCGGGATGATAAACGAATACGACAGCGCTCCGGCCAGCGCCACTACCCCGAAACATAAGGCCACCATACTAACAACCGTCGGGTTTAAGTTTTAACACGGGATTAATCAGGGGGAAGCGTATGAAAAATGTTTTGATAGTAACAATCGGCCTGATTGTCGGTGGATTGGTGGGCGGCGGCATTATTTATCTTTCACATATGGAAAATAATGCGGCTGATAACAAGCCGACTACTGAAGTGGCGGCCGTAAAGAAAATTTCTGTTGTTTTGACCGCCCGGGAGCAGGAACTTCAGAACAGGTTATCTGAAGGCGAGAATATCCGGGCTCAGCTTCAGGCTCAGGTTGTTTCCCTGCAGCGGCAGTTAGCCGAATTAAAAGCGCAACTGCCGGTCTCGGGCACGCCGAACGCTGCGCCCACGAATACCGAGGCTGATCAGAAAAATACCGCCAAGGAAAATATGCGCCGCTATGCCAAGGCCATCCTGGCGATGGATGCGGCTGAAAATGACGATAAGATCAGAAATGACCAGGCGCTCCAGACCACCTTTCAGGAGCTTATGGCTGATATTATGAAACTGATGGCCAAGCATAACCTGAACTTTAATATGTGGGGCCGGAGCGAGGGCCTGTACAAGGCCTATGCCTTCCCGGAAATCCGGCAGTGGTTCTGCGAACTGGGCGCGGCTATGTTTGAGGAATCGGGCGTGCCCCTGACCGAGGCGCAGCTCAAGGCCGTGGATGAGTCCATGCTCCGCACGGCTGAAGAGGGTAAAAAGCTGGACGATTCCAGCCTCTCGCAACTGGAAAGGGTAATTCTATATCAGAAGTTCAGGTCCGAACGCAGCAAGGAATTCGCCGCGCTGTTTACCGATGAGCAGAACCGGAAATTGCCGAACATTACCACGGAAATGATAGACGGGAATTCGTATGGTGTGCATCTGAATTCGCGCATTGACGCCAAAAGCAAGACCCACGAAGAATGCTCCGCTTTTGTCATGCAGAGATGGGGCAACGAACTCAAACTCAACGACACCGAAAAACTGGGTGTAAAATATCTTTCCGATATGTATGCCAACGAATACAGCGCGCTTAAGGCCGGCACCGAGGCCGAATGCGGCAAGGAGTTTATGGATTACTACCTCCAACGATATGACCGCGCGGACCGGGACGCACAGCGGAACTGGTGGAAATTGCGCTCTGATTACTTCAAGACGCCCGAGAACAAACAGAGGCAGGAATCCATCGACCTGCGTTTTGCCGAACTCCAGCTCAAATACCAAAAACAGCTCCAGTCCGTCCTGCCTGATAAGCAGGAACAGATAAAGAACCAAAACCCCCAGATTAACCATTTTCCTTATCTGGAATAGTAAATAGCAGAAAAAACATGCATTTATTTCGTTATGCTCACGCTACGCTTTGTTCATTCTTTATCACCGGCACAGATACCGGCGTGGGCAAAACCTATATCACGGCCCGACTCTGCAATATGTTCCGCCAGGCCGGGCTTGACGTGGGTGTGATGAAACCGGTTTCCACCGGCGGCAGAGATGATGCGCTGTATCTCTTGAAGCATACAGGACTGAAAGACCCGCTGGATTGGGTCAATCCAATTTACTTTAAACCACCAATTGCTCCGACCATTGCCGCAAAACTAGCGGGGAGGTCAATCAAGATTAATAAGATATTCTCCGCCTATAAGAAACTTAAAACCATCCATAAAGATGGCATCCTAATAGAAGGCGTGGGTGGGGCGTTGGTCCCGCTTAATAAGAACTATCTGGTGGCTGACCTGATAAAGGAGCTGCGTATACCTGCTATTATTATCATTCGTCCGACATTAGGCACGGCCAATCATACTTTATTGACCATTGAAGCGCTAAAAACCCGCAAGATTCCGATCAGCGGATTCATCGTAAACTATGGCCTGCCCGGCAATAAATCCAGGAGACGTCTTGAGAAACTTACCGCCTGTCAAAGCCCGCTGATGATTGAGCAAATTTCCGGGGTCGGGGAGATAAACATTGAATTTATAAGGGAGCGCCTGACGCATATCAAGTGCGCCGGGCTCTAGGCCTGCCCGGATTATCGGTGATTGTTAAGTAATCGAGTTTATGAACGATAAAACCATAAGCGTAAAATCATTTGGTACTGCAGAGGAATTCAGGGCATGGTGGGACAGCCCGGAAATCGTGAAGATACGCCAAGCCCAACCTGGTATTCTGGAGGGGCATTCCTCAGTCCGGATATGGCTGGAGCAATCAACGTCCCAGCCTACAGTGGAAACGCAATTCGGTAAATATCGCCTGTTCAGGAAATTAGGCCAGGGCGGCATGGGCACGGTGCATCTGGCCTGGGACGCCATGCTCAACCGCCAGATTGCCCTCAAAACCCTGATTCTGGAGGATGTAGATTCCACGGCCCGGTTTATGCGTGAGGCCCGGGCCACGGCCAAGCTCCGCCATCCCAACATCGTCAATGTCTATGAAGCCGGCGTGGTCGGCAAGACCTATTACCTGACCATGGATTATATCGAGGGCGTTTCGCTGGCTGATATGATAAGAGATGCCGATTTGTCGTTAATGCCCAAGCGCATCGCCCAAATTATCCATGATGTGGCCTTGGCATTGGAGTATGCGCACAGTAATAATATCATTCACCGGGACATCAAACCCGGTAATATCCTGCTCGGCAAGGGCGGGCAGGTCTATCTGACGGATTTTGGATTGGCCAAGGAATTGAGCGGGCTGGACCGCTCGCTGACCCTGAGCGGAACGGCGGTGGGCACTCCGGACTATATGTCACCGGAACAGGCCATGGGCCAGAAGGCGCGGATTGACCAAAGAAGCGATATATTCTCTTTAGGCGCCACGCTGTATCATACCCTGACCGGACAGCTGCCGTTCCAAGGCGCGGAGTTATACGACGTGCTTAACAAGGTGGTTAACTCTGACCCGCCCACGCCCAGTTCTATCATCATGGTTCATAAAGACTTGGAAACTATCTGCCTTAAGTGTCTGGACAAGAATAAATTACGCCGATACCAAACCGCCTCGGAATTGGCTGATGACCTGAGCCGGTATATGGAAGGGGAGCCGATCCATGCCCGGCGCCTGGCCACCCTGACCAAAATCTGGCTCAAGGCCAAGAAGAACAAGGTTGCGGCCATCGGCATCATCAGCGCGGTGTTTGTCCTGTTGCTGGCTGTTATTATCTGGCTGTTTTATTCCTACAAGAATATCCAGGTTGAACAGGAAAAGAAAGAGGCGCAGTTGCAGATGCGGCAGGCGGTTGATTACGCCCGGCTGCTGACCGATGCGGTCCTGTCCGACCTGTCCGGCGCGCACGAAGAGGCGCTCCAGCGCCGGCGCGAAGGGGAGACCGTCGAAAACCTCAACCGTATCCCGCAGCGGATACTGAACTCGGCCGCCTATCAAAGGGCCGGCCGGGATGCCGTCAATAATCATTTGGTTCATTACTCGCTGGGCAAGCTCTACCGAATTGTCGGCAACAACAACCGGGCGATGGATGAGCAGAATAAGGCCCTGGCGCTGGCTCCCAAGTATGGCCCGTCTCTTTACGAACGCGGACTGCTGGGATACATTGAGTATGCCAAAATCATGGATAATCTGAAGGCCGAGTGGCAGAGGCAGCAGGCCGAGAAAAGATTGAAGATGTCAGTCGAGGAATCCGCCAACCTGAAAACATCGGCCTCGGTTAAAGAGCTGGAAAACGAAGCGGCAAAAAAGGTGCTGGCCGCCGCATCTGAAGACTTGGCCCTGTCAGTGCAAGAATTGCCACCGGATTCACCGGTCCGGGTCACCGCCCAGGCTATCATCGCTTTTAACCTGGGCCAGGTTGATCAGGCCGCGGCCGGATTCAAGTCCGTCCTGAAAAAGGACCCGGCCTTTGATGATGCGGTTATTTTCCTGGCCTCCATATATGACATGGAAGATAAGACTACTGAAGGGTTAAAACTCCTGAACCAGGCGATTGAAGTCGATAAGGGTAATAAGGCCTTTTATGAAAAGCGGGTTCAGGTCAGCCTGAAGCTGTATTCTTTTTCCCAGTCCGATATGTATCAGACCTCGGCCATTAATGACCTGGCCAGAATCCTCAGAATCCAGCCCGACAATTACTCGGCCTTGCTGCAGCGGGGCAGTATCTATAGCAAGATCGGCTGGTCCAACTGCCACCGGGGTCTGGACCCGGCCAAATACTTTGACAAGGCCAGGGACGATTTGACTAAGGCGATTGAGATTGCCCCGTCTAATCCGGCCGGTTATAAAGAACGCTCCACACTGAATTCCTTCTATGCCAATTATTGCTGGGGCATGTGGTATATGAAAGACACCGGCAAAGACCCGACCGAGGCATATTTGCAGGCCGCGGCCGACCTGGGCGCGGTGTTGGGGCTGAACCCGACCGATACCGAGGCGCTCTTGAACCGGGCCACGGTTTGGATAAATTTCGGTAATTATAAGAAGGGCCGGCAGCCGGATTCAATGCCGGAATACCTAAAGGCCGTAGAGGACGCCACCCAGGCCATAAAGATAGGGGGCGACCAAGCCGAATC from Planctomycetota bacterium includes:
- a CDS encoding adenosylhomocysteinase: MKYDLKDIKLATIGQNRIDWAEKQMPVVTQIRERFSREKPLRGKRIAACLHVTSETANLVRTLKAGGAEVALCASNPLSTQDDIPAALVKNHHISVFAIRGVNRQKYYQHIKSSLDFNPHITIDDGADLVNLIHSNQKEKIDNIIAGMEETTTGIIRLRAMERDNALLYPMFAVNDAQTKYLFDNRYGTGQSTMDGILRATNILYAGKIIVVCGYGWCGRGFAMRTKGLGARVIITEVNPLKAIEALMDGFEVMPMKNACKIGDVFCTLTGNTSVVREEHFRIMKDGAIVANSGHFNVEIDIPSLEKISKSVKKNIRPNVDEYVISNKKSIFLLAQGRLVNLACAEGHPATVMDMSFATQALTAEYAVKNAGKLQAKVYEVPVEIERWIAKLKLGSMGVKIDTLTAKQQKYLISWCEGT
- a CDS encoding methionine adenosyltransferase, translated to MTRRINREFTSESVCMGHPDKICDQISDAILDEIIGKDPTARVACETMVKTGMAIVAGEITTKTYVEIPDVVRRTIKEIGYTDAKMGFDYETCAVLTCIQKQSPDIAMGVDENTKHHKKLGAGDQGMMFGYACRETPELMPMPLMLSRKLVNRAALVRQKKILPYLRPDGKSQITIDYENDHPVRINTIILSLQHNPEISHAKIKKDLLKHIILPTIPKHLLDSKTRMLINPTGRFVYGGPYADCGLTGRKIIVDTYGGMGTHGGGCFSGKDPTKVDRSAAYMARYVAKNIVASGLANRCQVQFAYSIGVAEPVTVDVETFGTAKIKEAQIIKLVRDNFDLTPGGIIHHLHLRRPIYKHTARYGHFGVTGPGYTWELTDKVKLLRKALKK
- a CDS encoding 3-deoxy-D-manno-octulosonic acid transferase, translating into MFVLDFVYIIYIIIASPYYLFKFATSHYHRQGLPERFGFIGKREGTKKCIWLHGASVGEINASEILIRKIQKLYPDYELVISTTTPSAQKLVKKRYPGIVSFLFPIDLGIIIRRVLNRIKPSLIILIEQELWFNLIRLADYKNIPVILLNGRMTKHSTRRYRLIKPLIRRIWNKVSYFCVQNEEYRERLRHLGIHSNKLKITGNMKYDLLDSATASAPGRSYKQVFGINDDDLVIIAGSTHPPEEEIMLDIYSDLRKKFTNLRLIIAPRHPFRFEDVAKLVSTKGFEISRRSNPPATMNKSAIMLLDTLGELNKVYQIADIVFVGGSMIPHGGQSILEPAAAGKPIVFGPDMSNFQDIANQLIKENAAMSVSNKSGLHQALLSLLAEPERRNRIGTKAREVISRYQGATTQNMEFIRKLVDHAVKI
- a CDS encoding type II secretion system protein; translated protein: MKTERKRTESGFTLVELLVVIAIIAVLATIILPGMGNIRYKANVLKCSKNLSGLYNGLVMYEAEYKTYPTETGIELWNILRDVSKYDGENAPLRRQHGLYVCPVLGGSPDTGDGMNICHYRGPIVSLSYAKKDSDPIGGDVDTNHTKKTPMSINVLYYGGKVSEVNEQKNSDEWTEANTELSAGSE
- a CDS encoding DUF481 domain-containing protein, producing the protein MRLFILLLVVSVSVFSAFTLWSEPTPAPIPTPSPAPTPPKQEAPKPAPPAPVPPKKAEPPPPPPIKWSGTIEGTFSNTIGRLDTSNTTLKSDIYGDCNTFKLYFGLLYLRGKTNGPLTAFQKRAELKADRKLTANFYGYLQQVFDANQITNLDMGSRSSGGLGYHFVKTDTFKESIDIGASYNAEEYGNLTLRKRTYSYQSSNTFYWKITTGLELRHRYEYLPNTNDLKNFRARSDGSVKIYIGKHLYSSFGMINEYDSAPASATTPKHKATILTTVGFKF
- a CDS encoding protein kinase; this encodes MNDKTISVKSFGTAEEFRAWWDSPEIVKIRQAQPGILEGHSSVRIWLEQSTSQPTVETQFGKYRLFRKLGQGGMGTVHLAWDAMLNRQIALKTLILEDVDSTARFMREARATAKLRHPNIVNVYEAGVVGKTYYLTMDYIEGVSLADMIRDADLSLMPKRIAQIIHDVALALEYAHSNNIIHRDIKPGNILLGKGGQVYLTDFGLAKELSGLDRSLTLSGTAVGTPDYMSPEQAMGQKARIDQRSDIFSLGATLYHTLTGQLPFQGAELYDVLNKVVNSDPPTPSSIIMVHKDLETICLKCLDKNKLRRYQTASELADDLSRYMEGEPIHARRLATLTKIWLKAKKNKVAAIGIISAVFVLLLAVIIWLFYSYKNIQVEQEKKEAQLQMRQAVDYARLLTDAVLSDLSGAHEEALQRRREGETVENLNRIPQRILNSAAYQRAGRDAVNNHLVHYSLGKLYRIVGNNNRAMDEQNKALALAPKYGPSLYERGLLGYIEYAKIMDNLKAEWQRQQAEKRLKMSVEESANLKTSASVKELENEAAKKVLAAASEDLALSVQELPPDSPVRVTAQAIIAFNLGQVDQAAAGFKSVLKKDPAFDDAVIFLASIYDMEDKTTEGLKLLNQAIEVDKGNKAFYEKRVQVSLKLYSFSQSDMYQTSAINDLARILRIQPDNYSALLQRGSIYSKIGWSNCHRGLDPAKYFDKARDDLTKAIEIAPSNPAGYKERSTLNSFYANYCWGMWYMKDTGKDPTEAYLQAAADLGAVLGLNPTDTEALLNRATVWINFGNYKKGRQPDSMPEYLKAVEDATQAIKIGGDQAESWEKRANAWSVMGLYKYETKRSPIEEYKKSEQDYKKALEIEGSGLSSIIWQGLSSLYSCWAIYETGRNQDGTEHYRLSESAITRAINLGRADSTSYQYRAMDRSNWALQLASNGKYQTAIQKCQESVVDWGKAGELNPSMQELVNSKIQELNARIEGLRNAMTDDKQTPRRK
- the bioD gene encoding dethiobiotin synthase translates to MHLFRYAHATLCSFFITGTDTGVGKTYITARLCNMFRQAGLDVGVMKPVSTGGRDDALYLLKHTGLKDPLDWVNPIYFKPPIAPTIAAKLAGRSIKINKIFSAYKKLKTIHKDGILIEGVGGALVPLNKNYLVADLIKELRIPAIIIIRPTLGTANHTLLTIEALKTRKIPISGFIVNYGLPGNKSRRRLEKLTACQSPLMIEQISGVGEINIEFIRERLTHIKCAGL
- a CDS encoding 2-oxoacid:acceptor oxidoreductase family protein gives rise to the protein MKQERVEILIGGIGGQGVVYSANLIARAGLIRRKFASSIAHYGPESRGSVTTSEVVISDSPTGDLDYPVVEKPDVFIAMHQKAYESYEMKHKSPPPYLIYDSTLVNINPGLGIPSSQIITVPASQLAKDKLGNIMMANIILMAAFAGRTAVIARDDLEQALKEIVSANDFALNQKALEIGFAIK